From Flavipsychrobacter sp., a single genomic window includes:
- the lipA gene encoding lipoyl synthase: MRELPVINQIDTTQDTRVKKPNWLRVKLPTGEGYKHVRGLVDNHKLHTICESGNCPNMGECWGAGTATFMILGNICTRSCGFCAVATGRPEPVDWDEPQRVAEAIHLMKVKHAVITSVDRDELKDGGSIIWENTVKAVRALNPDTTLETLIPDFKGQWENLQRIIEVAPEVVSHNVETVERMTRKVRIQAKYRRSLEVIRRLKDGGMRTKSGIMLGIGEEKEEVLQTLQDLKDNGCDVVTLGQYLQPTQKHLPVIRFVHPDEFAFYRDEGYKMGLDYVESGPLVRSSYHSEKHVISGEGRQAWEAEKAMSS, translated from the coding sequence ATGCGAGAGTTGCCAGTAATTAATCAGATAGATACTACTCAAGATACAAGAGTTAAAAAGCCCAATTGGTTACGTGTTAAGCTACCGACGGGTGAAGGTTATAAACATGTGCGCGGTTTGGTAGATAACCATAAACTGCACACTATTTGTGAGAGCGGAAACTGCCCTAATATGGGTGAGTGTTGGGGGGCTGGTACAGCTACCTTTATGATATTAGGCAATATCTGTACACGTTCATGTGGTTTTTGTGCGGTAGCTACGGGCAGACCAGAACCTGTGGATTGGGATGAGCCTCAAAGAGTAGCAGAGGCCATACATCTTATGAAGGTGAAACATGCTGTTATCACCTCAGTAGATAGAGATGAACTAAAAGATGGTGGTTCTATCATATGGGAAAATACTGTTAAAGCTGTACGAGCTTTAAATCCTGATACTACATTAGAAACATTGATCCCTGATTTCAAAGGGCAATGGGAAAACCTACAACGAATAATAGAGGTAGCTCCTGAAGTGGTATCTCATAATGTAGAAACAGTAGAACGCATGACTCGTAAAGTGCGTATACAAGCAAAGTATCGTCGTAGTCTAGAAGTTATCCGTAGATTAAAGGATGGTGGAATGCGTACAAAGAGTGGTATAATGCTAGGTATAGGTGAAGAGAAAGAAGAGGTATTGCAAACATTACAAGACTTGAAAGATAATGGCTGCGATGTAGTAACACTAGGTCAGTATCTACAACCTACACAGAAACACTTGCCAGTAATACGTTTTGTTCATCCAGATGAATTTGCATTTTATAGAGATGAAGGTTATAAAATGGGGTTAGACTATGTAGAAAGCGGTCCACTAGTGCGTTCTTCTTATCACAGTGAAAAGCATGTGATAAGTGGTGAAGGAAGACAAGCATGGGAAGCTGAAAAAGCTATGAGCTCATAA
- the pyrF gene encoding orotidine-5'-phosphate decarboxylase, protein MNRASLVKAIKEKKSVLCVGLDTDLNKIPKHLLEEDDPVFAFNKAIIDATKEYTVAYKINTAFYEAQGIKGWESMAKTLDYIPDNIFTIADAKRGDIGNTAEQYAKTFFETYPFDSVTVAPYMGEDSVQPFMKFEGKWAIVLGLTSNKGSADFQLQQSGDEQLYEKVLKTVASWGSDENTMFVIGATREDQLQHVRSLLPNHFFLVPGVGAQGGTVANVCENAMNDDAGILINVSRGVIYVSGERDFAEKAGIAAADYQQQMAAYL, encoded by the coding sequence ATGAATCGTGCATCCCTAGTTAAAGCAATCAAAGAGAAAAAATCAGTACTCTGTGTTGGTTTGGATACAGACTTGAATAAAATACCTAAACATTTATTAGAGGAAGATGATCCCGTGTTCGCCTTTAATAAGGCAATAATTGATGCAACGAAGGAGTATACTGTAGCCTATAAAATAAATACTGCATTCTACGAAGCGCAAGGTATTAAAGGATGGGAGAGCATGGCTAAGACGCTAGACTACATACCTGACAATATATTTACTATTGCTGATGCAAAACGTGGAGATATAGGTAATACTGCTGAACAGTATGCTAAAACCTTTTTTGAAACATATCCGTTCGATAGTGTTACAGTAGCTCCATATATGGGAGAAGATAGTGTACAGCCTTTCATGAAGTTTGAGGGTAAATGGGCAATAGTATTGGGACTTACTTCCAACAAGGGTAGTGCTGATTTTCAATTGCAACAGTCTGGCGATGAACAGTTATATGAGAAAGTACTTAAAACTGTAGCTTCTTGGGGGAGCGACGAAAATACTATGTTCGTAATAGGAGCTACCAGAGAGGACCAGTTACAACATGTACGGTCATTACTGCCTAATCACTTCTTTTTGGTGCCGGGTGTAGGTGCACAAGGGGGTACCGTAGCCAATGTATGCGAAAATGCCATGAATGATGATGCTGGGATATTGATAAATGTATCTCGTGGAGTTATCTATGTAAGTGGAGAAAGGGACTTTGCAGAAAAAGCAGGAATAGCGGCGGCAGATTACCAACAACAAATGGCAGCATATTTGTAA
- a CDS encoding DUF2911 domain-containing protein: MKQVSLICALVLSTISMTFAQGLKLPALSPTAKISQSFSVSEIEIAYSRPSLRGRKAFGQLVAYGELWRTGANAATKVTFGEDVVLGGTDVKAGSYALYTVPGEKSWEIILNKGVNNWGTGGYNKEDDVVRFNVTPKKINNKIETFTITISDITYTTCNIVLKWENTKVVVPVKANNEERIQKDITKAVENPSIPYYQAANYYLQTGQNLKDALKYADKAIEENPKAFWIQHLKAKIAKEMGEKAIAIDAANKAMELSKGSAYEAEQKRNNELIINSFK, translated from the coding sequence ATGAAACAAGTTTCACTTATTTGTGCATTAGTACTTAGTACAATATCTATGACCTTTGCACAAGGTTTAAAACTTCCGGCACTTAGCCCGACTGCAAAGATCTCTCAATCTTTTTCTGTATCAGAAATTGAAATTGCTTATAGCCGCCCGTCATTACGTGGACGTAAGGCTTTTGGTCAGTTAGTAGCTTATGGTGAGTTATGGCGTACTGGTGCTAATGCTGCGACTAAAGTAACTTTTGGTGAAGACGTAGTGCTAGGCGGCACTGATGTAAAAGCTGGCAGTTATGCTTTATATACTGTACCGGGAGAAAAAAGCTGGGAAATCATTTTAAACAAAGGCGTAAATAACTGGGGAACTGGTGGATACAATAAAGAAGATGATGTAGTTCGTTTCAACGTAACTCCTAAAAAGATCAACAATAAGATCGAAACTTTTACCATCACTATTAGTGATATCACTTACACTACTTGTAATATAGTTTTAAAGTGGGAAAACACTAAAGTGGTCGTGCCAGTTAAAGCAAACAATGAAGAGCGTATCCAAAAGGATATCACTAAGGCTGTAGAAAACCCGTCTATACCTTACTATCAAGCGGCTAACTATTATCTGCAAACAGGGCAAAATCTTAAAGATGCGCTGAAATATGCAGATAAAGCTATTGAAGAAAACCCTAAGGCATTTTGGATACAACACCTAAAGGCTAAGATCGCTAAAGAAATGGGCGAAAAAGCTATTGCTATTGACGCAGCCAACAAAGCTATGGAGCTATCAAAAGGCAGTGCTTACGAAGCAGAACAAAAACGTAATAATGAATTGATCATTAACTCGTTCAAATAA
- a CDS encoding DUF2851 family protein, with translation MKESFLHAVWRYSLYTPTALVTEGGEQVTVLSNGLYNTNAGPDFLEAKVKVGKTVLVGHIEMHINSSDWKKHNHDKDEAYSNVILHVVYHDDAKDATPNIPVLCIAPFIPKLVLEQYHSLIQANTKLPCSSQLPQVKDITKEAWLTRLLAERWEEKLKTWEELLQQSAGDWRSLLYWRLAANFGFKVNAEPFLALAQSIPINILAKHGDNLKQIEALLFGQSGLINEESEDDYAKALYQEYSFLQKKYKLTPLRAYSWVFMRMRPANFPTVRIAQFAVLIHQSIPLFSKVIEKEEVKQIMSLFESTASEYWDTHYRFGEESAVKRKKKLGSSSILNIIINTVAPIKFLYASEMGTTDDQEKALTLIDSLPVEQNHILDIWQQHKWLAANAAQSQAQIQLYNGYCKPKRCIECAIGLSIIKS, from the coding sequence ATGAAAGAATCTTTTTTACACGCCGTATGGCGTTACTCTCTATATACACCTACAGCACTCGTTACAGAAGGTGGAGAGCAGGTTACTGTTTTATCTAATGGTCTGTACAATACTAATGCCGGCCCTGATTTTTTAGAAGCTAAGGTCAAGGTTGGAAAAACTGTACTTGTAGGGCATATAGAAATGCATATAAACAGTAGCGACTGGAAAAAGCATAATCACGATAAAGATGAGGCGTATAGCAATGTAATACTTCATGTAGTGTATCATGATGATGCTAAAGATGCTACACCTAATATCCCAGTATTATGTATTGCCCCTTTCATTCCCAAGCTAGTATTAGAGCAATATCATTCCTTAATACAGGCCAACACAAAGCTGCCGTGCTCAAGCCAATTGCCCCAAGTAAAGGATATTACTAAAGAAGCATGGCTGACTAGGTTACTTGCAGAGCGATGGGAAGAGAAACTAAAGACTTGGGAAGAGTTGCTGCAACAATCTGCAGGAGACTGGCGAAGTTTATTGTACTGGCGTTTGGCTGCTAATTTTGGGTTTAAGGTAAACGCGGAACCTTTTTTGGCGTTAGCACAATCAATACCAATAAATATACTGGCTAAGCATGGCGATAACCTGAAACAAATCGAGGCTTTATTATTTGGACAGTCTGGTTTGATCAATGAGGAATCAGAAGATGATTATGCCAAAGCACTGTATCAAGAATATAGTTTTTTACAGAAAAAGTATAAACTTACTCCTTTGCGAGCTTATTCATGGGTGTTTATGAGAATGAGGCCAGCCAACTTTCCTACCGTCCGTATTGCTCAGTTTGCAGTACTCATACATCAATCCATTCCTCTTTTCTCAAAAGTAATTGAGAAGGAAGAGGTAAAACAGATAATGTCTTTGTTTGAATCTACTGCAAGTGAATATTGGGATACGCATTATCGCTTTGGTGAAGAAAGTGCCGTTAAACGAAAGAAAAAATTAGGGAGTAGCTCAATATTGAATATCATTATTAATACTGTAGCTCCTATAAAGTTCTTATACGCTTCTGAGATGGGTACTACTGATGATCAGGAAAAAGCACTCACACTTATAGACAGCTTGCCTGTAGAACAAAATCATATTTTGGATATATGGCAGCAACATAAATGGCTGGCTGCAAATGCTGCACAGTCTCAAGCGCAAATCCAATTATATAATGGCTACTGTAAGCCCAAAAGATGTATTGAATGTGCGATAGGCTTAAGTATTATTAAATCATGA
- a CDS encoding PIG-L family deacetylase: MNKIFLPVFILLSISLTAEAQQVRPATSSQIYHELHQLNNLTSVLYVAAHPDDENTRMLTWLVNDRHIRTAYLSLTRGDGGQNILGPHLGPSLGLIRTHELLEARKLDGAEQFFTRAIDFGYSKTAEETFNHWNKDSLTHDVVWVMRKYRPDVVICRFPPNEQAGHGQHAASAILAAEAYKVVADPKAYPQQLEQVELWKPKRILFNSYRFGSRNTTSEEHNKIDVGQYNPLLGMGYGELAGISRSIHRSQGAGTRSVPGVQTEYFALVDGQPFTSSLFEGIDTTWGRVNRKDIGNKIATIIKDYNFNKPDAILPQLLQLRKEIKGLKDIFWRARKLQEVDDIILHCAGFMAELYTNTPETIQGATLPFTLNIIARSSTTVNLISASFPNGDSTINSKLSNDELISYTRNITIPQDAPYTEPYWLSSTGRMTDHYPAPVYKQMGLPKTINPLTATLKIKIDKEEFEVLVPLSYKTLDATHGDVVEQLRVVPYITLDFVSDLLATNTDGTLDAKIHIHAAKEIKNGDLVIYNRAVQKISGPFNLAAGKDTTINVKLSAEEVAQMPEGDFYLNAGVTAATLHYNKTQHTIKYEHLPTLQFYSQPQVKVLRKNWACKAKRIGYIEGAGDNVSEILRFAGLEVDILKPSDITVNNLKNYDAVMVGIRAINVKEEAPLWMPELLRYANEGGTVVMQYNTAHRLNTKEIGPYPITLSYNRVTEEDAKVTILDKNHKLLNYPNKITEVDFDNWVQERGLYFASEWDNHYTPLFSMNDTGEEPQKGSTLYTSYGKGHYIYTPISFFRQLPAGNKGAMRLLLNFLSIGN; the protein is encoded by the coding sequence ATGAATAAGATATTTCTTCCTGTATTTATCCTTCTATCTATATCACTAACCGCAGAAGCACAGCAAGTACGTCCTGCTACCTCGTCGCAAATATATCATGAGTTACATCAGCTCAACAATTTGACTAGTGTGTTGTATGTTGCGGCACACCCCGATGATGAAAACACAAGGATGCTCACTTGGCTAGTAAATGACAGACATATACGTACTGCCTACCTCTCGCTAACTAGAGGGGATGGTGGACAAAATATACTTGGCCCACATTTAGGTCCATCATTAGGGCTTATACGTACTCATGAACTTTTAGAAGCACGTAAGCTAGATGGCGCTGAACAGTTTTTCACCAGAGCTATAGATTTTGGATATTCTAAAACAGCAGAAGAAACATTTAATCATTGGAATAAAGACTCACTTACACACGATGTAGTTTGGGTAATGCGCAAGTACCGTCCTGATGTAGTTATTTGTCGTTTTCCTCCAAATGAACAAGCGGGACATGGGCAGCATGCTGCCTCTGCTATATTAGCAGCAGAAGCATATAAAGTGGTAGCTGACCCCAAAGCATATCCACAACAATTGGAGCAAGTAGAGTTGTGGAAACCAAAACGGATCTTATTCAACTCTTATCGTTTTGGCAGTAGAAATACAACTAGCGAAGAACATAATAAAATAGATGTTGGTCAATACAATCCTCTATTAGGCATGGGTTATGGAGAGCTTGCAGGTATAAGCCGTAGCATACACCGCAGCCAAGGGGCAGGCACAAGGAGTGTGCCTGGTGTACAAACTGAATATTTTGCATTGGTTGATGGGCAGCCTTTTACATCATCTCTATTTGAAGGCATAGACACAACTTGGGGAAGGGTAAATAGAAAAGATATTGGCAATAAGATAGCAACTATTATCAAAGACTATAATTTCAATAAACCTGATGCCATTCTTCCTCAACTATTACAATTAAGAAAAGAGATAAAGGGCTTGAAAGACATTTTTTGGAGAGCACGTAAGCTACAAGAAGTTGACGATATAATACTTCACTGTGCTGGCTTTATGGCCGAGCTTTATACGAACACTCCTGAAACAATTCAAGGAGCAACACTACCTTTCACACTAAATATAATTGCAAGAAGCAGTACAACTGTTAATTTAATAAGCGCATCATTCCCCAATGGAGATAGCACTATAAATAGTAAATTGAGTAACGATGAACTAATTAGCTACACAAGAAATATCACCATTCCTCAAGATGCTCCTTATACAGAACCTTACTGGCTAAGTTCAACAGGCAGGATGACAGATCATTACCCCGCACCTGTCTATAAGCAAATGGGATTACCTAAAACGATCAACCCGCTTACTGCAACGCTGAAAATAAAAATAGATAAAGAGGAATTTGAGGTTCTTGTTCCATTATCTTATAAAACATTAGACGCTACTCATGGAGATGTTGTAGAACAACTAAGAGTAGTACCTTATATCACTTTAGATTTTGTTTCAGACCTATTAGCAACTAATACTGACGGCACACTGGATGCTAAAATACATATACACGCCGCTAAGGAGATAAAAAATGGCGACCTTGTTATTTATAATAGGGCAGTACAAAAAATATCAGGCCCTTTCAATTTGGCTGCAGGTAAAGACACTACCATAAATGTAAAACTATCAGCTGAGGAAGTAGCCCAAATGCCGGAAGGCGACTTTTATCTCAATGCTGGAGTTACAGCAGCCACGCTGCATTACAATAAAACACAACACACCATAAAGTACGAACACCTACCTACCTTACAGTTTTATAGCCAACCACAGGTAAAAGTACTTCGTAAGAACTGGGCATGTAAAGCTAAGCGAATAGGCTATATAGAAGGTGCTGGTGATAATGTTAGCGAAATACTACGATTTGCAGGGCTAGAAGTTGACATTCTAAAGCCGAGTGACATCACAGTGAACAATTTAAAAAACTATGATGCCGTAATGGTAGGTATACGAGCTATCAATGTAAAAGAAGAAGCTCCTCTATGGATGCCAGAACTATTAAGATACGCTAACGAAGGCGGCACTGTAGTAATGCAATACAATACTGCTCATCGCCTGAACACAAAAGAGATAGGACCATACCCGATCACTTTATCTTACAATCGTGTTACAGAGGAAGATGCAAAAGTGACCATCTTAGATAAGAACCATAAATTATTGAACTACCCCAATAAAATAACAGAAGTAGACTTTGATAACTGGGTGCAAGAGCGTGGTCTATACTTTGCTAGCGAATGGGATAATCATTACACACCACTTTTTAGCATGAACGATACTGGTGAAGAGCCCCAAAAAGGAAGCACTCTATATACTAGCTATGGTAAAGGACATTATATCTATACCCCAATATCTTTCTTTAGACAATTACCCGCGGGCAATAAAGGAGCTATGCGCTTATTGCTAAACTTTTTATCCATAGGAAACTAA
- a CDS encoding thiamine-binding protein: MTNKVNLAIQILPLQMNKEDTYGCIDAAIAKVAASGMKYVVCPFETVIEGEYNAVMQLANEMQEACYNNGAKELLVNMKLHRNVEKDMAIEDKVGKYK, from the coding sequence ATGACTAATAAAGTAAACCTAGCGATACAGATATTACCCTTACAGATGAATAAAGAAGATACCTATGGGTGCATAGATGCTGCTATTGCAAAAGTAGCTGCTTCAGGAATGAAATATGTGGTATGCCCATTTGAGACGGTAATAGAAGGAGAGTATAATGCTGTTATGCAATTGGCCAATGAGATGCAGGAAGCCTGCTATAACAACGGTGCTAAAGAATTACTGGTGAATATGAAACTGCATAGAAATGTAGAAAAAGACATGGCTATTGAGGATAAGGTAGGCAAGTATAAATAA
- a CDS encoding sodium:solute symporter, with translation MSTLDWVILLVTLAGIIFYGVWKSRNLHGSASYLLADKNMPWYIVLLGIMATQASAITFISAPGQAYTDGMRFVQYYFGLPIAMIVISVTFIPIFRKLNVYTAYEYLEGRFDRKTRVLTSILFLVSRGLSTGISIYAPSIILSSIMGWNIYMTNAIMGGLLLVYTYSGGAKAVAHTQKLQFLIILSSMAIAGFLVVYQLPEGLSMSDALYVAGKSGKLNVITTDFSWDDKYNIWSGIIGGFFLALSYFGTDQSQVGRYITGKNLKQSRMGLLMNGMVKIPMQFSILLIGALLFAFYTFQPAPVYFNQQAYNSLKEKEPNTVTQIESRYGQLHTKYQDQAIAIAHNRNNNAALVSEFKHTQKEIAVLRDSVRQHINRAAPTADNGDTNYIFLYFVKNNLPKGLVGLLFAIIFLASWGSISAALNSLASSSLIDIHLLNNKEELSEKKQVQLGRLHTLFWGLFSIAVAMFATQMGSLIEAVNVLGSLFYGTILGIFLVAFYIKRVAGRAIFYAAILAELLVIIIYAMDLVSFLWLNLIGAALVILIALMIPSKKPQTS, from the coding sequence ATGAGTACACTAGACTGGGTCATTTTATTAGTAACACTAGCAGGCATCATTTTTTATGGTGTATGGAAGAGTCGTAATCTTCATGGTTCGGCCTCTTACTTGTTGGCTGATAAAAACATGCCTTGGTATATTGTACTACTGGGTATAATGGCTACACAGGCCAGTGCTATCACCTTTATTTCCGCGCCAGGTCAAGCTTATACAGATGGTATGCGTTTTGTGCAGTACTATTTTGGTTTGCCAATAGCCATGATTGTGATTAGTGTCACCTTCATTCCCATTTTCAGAAAACTGAATGTATACACCGCTTATGAATATCTGGAAGGTCGTTTTGATAGAAAGACAAGAGTGCTCACTTCCATACTCTTTCTGGTTTCCAGAGGTTTATCTACCGGTATCAGTATTTATGCACCATCCATTATACTCTCTTCTATAATGGGTTGGAACATCTATATGACCAATGCCATAATGGGTGGTCTTTTATTAGTATATACCTATAGTGGTGGTGCTAAAGCAGTAGCTCATACACAAAAGCTACAATTCCTCATCATCCTATCCTCTATGGCTATTGCAGGCTTTCTTGTGGTTTATCAGTTGCCTGAGGGATTAAGTATGAGTGATGCACTTTATGTAGCAGGAAAATCAGGCAAATTGAATGTAATTACTACCGACTTTAGCTGGGATGACAAATACAATATTTGGAGTGGTATTATAGGTGGCTTCTTTTTAGCCTTATCCTATTTTGGTACCGACCAAAGTCAAGTAGGCCGATATATAACAGGTAAAAACTTAAAACAAAGCCGCATGGGTTTACTCATGAACGGCATGGTAAAAATACCGATGCAATTTTCCATACTGTTAATAGGAGCGCTACTTTTTGCTTTTTATACTTTTCAGCCTGCACCTGTATATTTCAATCAACAAGCTTATAACTCGCTTAAAGAAAAAGAGCCAAATACGGTAACTCAAATTGAATCCCGATACGGTCAACTACATACTAAATATCAAGATCAGGCAATAGCTATTGCACACAATAGAAATAACAATGCTGCTTTGGTATCTGAATTTAAACACACTCAAAAAGAGATTGCAGTTCTTAGAGATTCGGTACGTCAACACATCAACCGTGCTGCCCCAACAGCAGACAACGGAGATACCAATTATATCTTTCTATACTTTGTCAAAAACAATCTACCTAAAGGATTAGTTGGCCTATTGTTTGCTATTATCTTCTTAGCTTCTTGGGGTAGTATATCTGCAGCACTCAACTCCTTAGCCTCTTCTTCTTTAATAGATATTCATTTGCTCAACAACAAAGAAGAACTAAGCGAGAAAAAGCAAGTACAACTAGGTCGTCTTCACACTTTATTTTGGGGACTGTTTAGTATTGCTGTTGCCATGTTTGCTACACAAATGGGTTCGCTAATAGAAGCAGTTAATGTATTAGGGTCCTTATTTTATGGTACTATATTAGGTATATTTCTTGTGGCTTTTTATATAAAACGTGTTGCTGGACGAGCAATATTTTATGCCGCAATACTAGCAGAGCTACTTGTTATTATTATATACGCTATGGATCTAGTATCTTTCCTATGGCTCAACCTAATAGGTGCGGCACTTGTAATATTAATTGCATTGATGATACCATCAAAAAAGCCCCAGACAAGCTGA
- a CDS encoding OsmC family protein: protein MTSKVDYTGELRTTAIHLRSNTTIETDAPIDNNGKGERFSPTDLVATALASCMCTMMGIAARHHDMNVDGISCDVEKIMAANPRRISEIKVALHMPKDQQYTDKQKKILEHTAMTCPVLESLHPDCKKTVQFNWS from the coding sequence ATGACATCCAAAGTTGATTATACAGGCGAATTACGTACTACAGCCATCCATTTACGCTCCAATACTACAATAGAAACAGATGCCCCAATTGATAATAATGGTAAGGGCGAGCGCTTCTCTCCTACCGACCTCGTAGCCACAGCATTGGCCTCTTGTATGTGCACCATGATGGGTATTGCTGCTCGCCATCATGACATGAATGTAGATGGCATTAGCTGCGATGTTGAAAAAATAATGGCTGCCAACCCAAGAAGGATCAGTGAAATAAAGGTAGCACTACATATGCCTAAAGATCAACAGTATACAGATAAACAGAAAAAAATATTGGAGCATACAGCTATGACCTGCCCTGTACTGGAGAGCCTGCATCCCGACTGTAAGAAAACTGTCCAGTTCAACTGGTCATGA
- a CDS encoding T9SS type A sorting domain-containing protein — protein sequence MKKLVYTIMLLTMTTTVFAQMPTLLLDIDGNAPNLLSDKTGVHNVKNNNGVYADNGTIVFPTSSDKYLYIDSIGNKIDMNQNWIFECKLKVTDSTDEVAIIDFRSTSTTGNMYFNYNRYGQGLHFSDRAINGEKGALIADSTLLPQNVWVDLKLEFLNDTLRLYRNSVMVKDTVITATLSLSARTTIGYSEDRRTAHDTFYMDDIKFRAIDTTTLGIKSVVQRQVQIVPNPASDKIILTTNEKISRVDIYDVAGRLVTSAFVEQNKVNIAHIESGMYYLKAYGDKQQFYQARFYKQ from the coding sequence ATGAAAAAGTTAGTTTACACAATCATGTTACTTACTATGACTACAACAGTCTTTGCACAGATGCCGACACTGTTGTTAGATATAGATGGTAATGCACCCAATCTCCTTAGTGATAAAACAGGGGTTCATAATGTAAAAAATAATAATGGTGTTTACGCTGACAATGGAACTATTGTATTTCCTACCAGTAGTGATAAGTATTTATATATTGACTCTATAGGAAATAAAATAGATATGAATCAAAACTGGATATTTGAATGCAAGCTTAAGGTTACCGATAGTACGGATGAGGTGGCAATCATTGATTTTAGAAGTACAAGCACTACAGGAAATATGTATTTTAACTATAACCGTTATGGACAAGGGCTGCATTTTAGCGATCGTGCTATCAATGGTGAAAAAGGTGCATTGATCGCAGATTCTACGTTATTACCTCAGAATGTATGGGTTGATTTAAAATTAGAATTTTTGAATGATACTTTACGATTGTATAGAAATAGCGTAATGGTAAAAGATACAGTAATAACGGCAACACTTAGTTTGAGTGCAAGAACTACAATAGGTTATAGTGAAGACAGACGTACAGCTCATGATACTTTTTATATGGATGACATAAAGTTTAGGGCGATTGATACAACAACGTTAGGGATAAAAAGTGTTGTACAGCGCCAAGTACAAATAGTGCCTAACCCTGCTAGCGATAAGATAATACTGACAACGAATGAAAAAATATCAAGAGTAGATATTTATGATGTAGCAGGTAGGTTAGTTACAAGTGCTTTTGTTGAACAAAATAAAGTAAATATAGCTCATATAGAGAGTGGTATGTACTATTTGAAAGCATACGGAGATAAACAACAATTTTATCAAGCACGGTTTTATAAACAGTAG